The sequence ATAGTGCACAAAACTCATATCACCTGGAAGGGTAAAATTTGGGGATTGACCTTTGCTATCTTCATCTTTTCTCATGTAAACCCTATAGTACGGGTTAAACCCTTGTTTAATCAAAGTTGGTAATAAGTAAGTAGATAAAGTTGGATAGTATTCTATCTCCCCATGCTCTAACATCTGAATCATAAATTTTCTAAAGGGCTGGGTATCTAACCATTTCTTGAAATTTTGTATAGACTTATCAACTATGTCAAATCGATTTTCAAAGCTAGAAGGTAGTAACAATCTAGACCTGAGTAAGCCATCATCATCTGGTAGTGTATACAGATGATAAATACAAGTTTCTGACTTTGATACTTCGTCAACTAGGCAAATTGCCTTTTCGCCAAACTGAAGATAGCGGCGAAAATCATTAAACTCTGACTTTACATAAGGCAACATTGGGATAAAATCCTTAATTCCTGTTTCAAGGATTTTTTTATAATCTTTGAAAGAATTTTTATCAATAACTTTTATTGTCATGTAGATCACCTCCGCAACTAACTATATATATTATTGCATAAATTTTACAATAACTTAAGGTAATTTTTTATTGTAAGAGTTTTTTACCAATAAGAAGGAAAAAAATATATATTCTCGAATACACTTATAACAAACCAAAAGGAGGGAAAAACGTGAAGAACTTATTGTTTATGAACACTGTTTTAGAAAAGTTTAGTGACACAGACTTTATTAAGAAGTTAGTTGTTATATGTATGAGGGCTATGGCCGGTATTATTTCACTACTTGGTTTATTTCTTTTCTTTGGCCTACTAAATGAAATTTTTAGTGGTATGTTGGCTGGTTCCACTGCATTTTTAGGACTGATCTTTGCTCTTTTGTTTGTTATAATAACCTACATGGTTGTACACGTGCTTATTGCTAGGGCAAATGATATTAATAAAACTCAGCTTATCCACTACCCAATACTGACTTTAATATCTAAGCTTATAAAAATCATTGGAGAGGTCTATATCACTTTTTTATTCCCCATATGTATAGCCATGGGCTTTTTTGTGATTTTATCAAGCAGCGACTATTTAAGTTATATGCTTTTAGAGCCATTTCGTTTTACTGGTGTATTCACGTTTATAGGGTATGGATACCACTTTAACCCCATGGATGGATTAATAGTAATGATTTTTGGGCTATTTGCTTCTTTGACTATATTTTTCGCAACTTATGGAATTTCAGAGTTGATAACTTTGATAGTTAATGTAGGTAAAAAAAGTAATATAAGTTCACCTTCTCAAATACCCTAAAATAATGTAGAATCAATGTAGAAAATACTTATAGTGGAGAGATGACTTGATGAGCGATAATAAATTAGCAACTTTAGCAGTACTGGCAACGGTTTTTTTCTGGGGAGGCTCAGGATCCATAACCAAGATAGCTCTTCGGGAGTTATCGCCTTCTATACTAGTTACTTCAAGAACATTGATAGCGGGGCTTTTGCTGGTGATAATTAGTAAAAAGATCTATGGTCATGTTGTGTTAACTAAAAAAGACCACAAGTTACTGGCCCTATGTGGTTTTGTTGGGTATTCAGTTTATTTTCTATTAGAGAGTTATGGTTTTAGTCTAATAACTGCAGCTAACGGAACTCTTATTTTAGCAGCTATCCCTTTGTTTACTGTGGCCATTGAAGTCCTTTGGCTTAAAGAGTCCATTAGTTTTAACAAAGGCTTAGGTGTATTGATATCCATGGTTGGTGTGGGACTAGTTATTGGTAAGTCAGTATCTATTTCAGGAAACTCACATGAAATGTTAGGTACTTTATTTATGCTAGGTGCCGCTTTGAGTTGGGCAATATACACAATTGTGGCCAAAGGATTAAACCCTGAACAGCCTAGTGTTTTGCTAACTGCTTATCAAATGCTTTACGGTGTGATATTTATGATTCCTGCTTTACTCTTTGAAGGGGTGGGATCTATAAGTATATCTCCTATAACAATTGGAAGTGTATTGTATTTGGCACTTTTTTGTTCTGCCCTTGCGTGTTTCTTATTTTTGATTGCTATCAAAGGCTTAGGACCATCTAGCACAAATGTATATCTAAACCTCATGCCCTTTGTAGGCATAATCGTAGCTTACTTTGTATTAGGAGAAAGCCTGTATCCAATGCAATACATCGGTGGTATAGTTATTGTAGCTGGAGTATTTTTAGTTAACTATAAAGGAACCCAAAAGGCTCAGGTTGTGATAGAAAGCTAATATTTACTAGGATGGAAGTGATAATATGAATAGTTATTTAGTTGCATCTTTTGCAGGCTATTTTCTAGGTTCCTTTCAAACAGCGTACTTTCTAGGTAAGATTATTAATAAAATTGATATTCGCGAACATGGCACCAATAACGCTGGAGCTTCTAACGTAACTACCGTTATGGGCTGGAAATATGGTGTGGCCACAGCCCTTGTGGATATTTTAAAGGGTATTGTAGCTGTGCTTTTTATAAGATTTTTCGTTTCAAAATCCGAAATTTTTCCGTTTATAGCAGGTAGTACTGCTGTCTTAGGCCATATTTTCCCCTACTACCTAGGCTTTCGAGGTGGCAAAGGGCTAGCAACTATGCTAGGAATGACACTGGCCTATGACTATAGGATTGGATTGATTTTATTTTTAGTTGTTTTAATTATAACTATAGTAACAGACTATATAGCCCTTGGAGCAATAGTGATGTACTCACTATTTCCAATATTGACTCTGTATTTTGGCCATCCAATAGAAGGGGTTTATATAGGAATAACCCTTGCACTTATAGCTTACTTTAAGCATTATGGAAATTTTATAAGGATAAAAAATAATGAGGAAAGCGGTCTCAGAGCCGCACTAA comes from Alkalicella caledoniensis and encodes:
- a CDS encoding DMT family transporter, which codes for MSDNKLATLAVLATVFFWGGSGSITKIALRELSPSILVTSRTLIAGLLLVIISKKIYGHVVLTKKDHKLLALCGFVGYSVYFLLESYGFSLITAANGTLILAAIPLFTVAIEVLWLKESISFNKGLGVLISMVGVGLVIGKSVSISGNSHEMLGTLFMLGAALSWAIYTIVAKGLNPEQPSVLLTAYQMLYGVIFMIPALLFEGVGSISISPITIGSVLYLALFCSALACFLFLIAIKGLGPSSTNVYLNLMPFVGIIVAYFVLGESLYPMQYIGGIVIVAGVFLVNYKGTQKAQVVIES
- a CDS encoding glycerol-3-phosphate acyltransferase; its protein translation is MNSYLVASFAGYFLGSFQTAYFLGKIINKIDIREHGTNNAGASNVTTVMGWKYGVATALVDILKGIVAVLFIRFFVSKSEIFPFIAGSTAVLGHIFPYYLGFRGGKGLATMLGMTLAYDYRIGLILFLVVLIITIVTDYIALGAIVMYSLFPILTLYFGHPIEGVYIGITLALIAYFKHYGNFIRIKNNEESGLRAALKSRK